The sequence CGGCAGGCGGGAACCTATCTGGCGCAGATTGAGCATACGGTGATTCCCTACTGGTATCAACGCCCGGGTTACATCGAGGCGATGGTGGATTTGATCCGCCAAACCCTGGACAATCTGCCCGCCCCCGACCACGTGCATTTACTGTTTAGTGCCCACGGGGTACCCCGCAGTTATGTGGAAAAGGATGGCGACCCCTACCAGGAACAGATTGAAACCGGGGTGGCGCTGATTATCAAAGCCCTCAATCGTCCCAACGCCCATACCCTCGCCTACCAAAGCCGGGTGGGTCCGGTGGAATGGTTGCAACCCTACACGGAGGATGTGATCCCCGAGTTGGGGGCGCGAGGGGTGCGGGATTTGCTGGTGATTCCCATCAGTTTTGTTTCGGAACACATCGAAACCTTGCAAGAAATTGACATGGAATACCGGGAACTCGCCCATCAGAGCGGGATTATCAATTTCCATCGGGTACCGGCTTTGAACGTCCACCCCCGGTTTATTCAGGATTTGGCTGAAGCGGTGGTTCAAGCCAGTACATCCCCACCCGTGCCGCTCAATCAGGTGATCAACATTCAAAAACCGGTGAAAATTTATCCCCAGGAGCGTTGGGAATGGGGTTTAACGCCCACCGCCGAAGTTTGGAATGGTCGGTTAGCAATGTTGGGTTTTATATTTTTGTTAGTCGAAATGATTACCGGCTGGGGACCTTTGCATTTAGTGGGTTTGATGTAATCGCTAGGTAATGGTGAAGGGATGGGCAAGTGGGGTTAC comes from Synechococcus sp. C9 and encodes:
- the hemH gene encoding ferrochelatase; translation: MSQRLGVLLLNLGGPERLEDVRPFLYNLFADPEIIRLPLPWLQKPLAWLIATMRHRRSRENYRQIGGGSPIRQITEQQAQALAQQLQQMGQSVRIYVGMRYWHPFTEEAIAQIERDGVEKLVILPLYPQYSISTSGSSLRLLERLRQAGTYLAQIEHTVIPYWYQRPGYIEAMVDLIRQTLDNLPAPDHVHLLFSAHGVPRSYVEKDGDPYQEQIETGVALIIKALNRPNAHTLAYQSRVGPVEWLQPYTEDVIPELGARGVRDLLVIPISFVSEHIETLQEIDMEYRELAHQSGIINFHRVPALNVHPRFIQDLAEAVVQASTSPPVPLNQVINIQKPVKIYPQERWEWGLTPTAEVWNGRLAMLGFIFLLVEMITGWGPLHLVGLM